One segment of Phalacrocorax carbo chromosome 24, bPhaCar2.1, whole genome shotgun sequence DNA contains the following:
- the SLC20A1 gene encoding sodium-dependent phosphate transporter 1 yields the protein MDPAPTVPPVPMVGFLWMLVLGFIIAFILAFSVGANDVANSFGTAVGSGVVTLRQACVLASIFETVGSVLLGAKVSETIRKGLIDVEVYGTSQQQLLMAGSISAMFGSAVWQLVASFLKLPISGTHCIVGATIGFSLVAKGQEGVKWSELLKIVLSWFISPLLSGIMSAVLFFLVRRFILRKADPVPNGLRALPIFYACTVGINLFSIMYTGAPLLGFDKLPLWGILLISAGSAVVCALVVWFIVCPRMKKKIEREIKSSPSESPLMEKNISPKEDHEEPKVPLGDAKSPVADPGSAAPHRAAAEERMVSFNLGDLEEAPEQERLPSLDLKETSINSGAVRLPNGSLVQFNQAVGHQMSSSGQYQYHTVHKDSGLYKELLHKLHLAKMGDCMGDSGDKPLRRNNSYTSYTMAICGMPLDSLRAKEGEEMEKLTWPVADTKKRVRMDSYTSYCNAVADAHPAADVDLNTAQVEMGVSDCKGSSSSLEEWHDQDKPEVSLLFQFLQILTACFGSFAHGGNDVSNAIGPLVALYLVYQTGHVATEGATPIWLLLYGGAGICIGLWVWGRRVIQTMGKDLTPITPSSGFSIELASALTVVVASNVGLPISTTHCKVGSVVSVGWLRSRKAVDWRLFRNIFMAWFVTVPISGLISAAIMAVFKYAILKA from the exons ATGGACCCGGCCCCCACCGTGCCCCCCGTCCCCATGGTGGGCTTCCTCTGGATGCTGGTCCTGGGCTTCATCATCGCCTTCATCCTGGCCTTCTCTGTCGGCGCCAACGATGTGGCCAACTCCTTTGGCACGGCGGTGGGCTCGGGGGTGGTGACCCTCCGGCAAGCCTGTGTCCTGGCCAGCATCTTTGAGACTGTCGGCTCTGTCCTCCTGGGGGCCAAAGTCAGCGAGACCATCCGGAAGGGGCTCATCGATGTGGAGGTGTACGGCACCtcgcagcagcagctgctgatggCGGGTTCGATCAGTGCCATGTTCG GATCTGCTGTGTGGCAGCTGGTGGCTTCATTCTTGAAGCTCCCCATTTCGGGTACGCACTGCATCGTTGGAGCAACCATCGGCTTTTCGCTGGTGGCCAAAGGGCAAGAAGGTGTCAAGTGGTCTGAGCTGTTAAAGATTG TGTTGTCCTGGTTCATCTCACCCCTCCTTTCAGGCATCATGTCTGCTGTCCTGTTCTTCCTTGTCCGGAGATTCATCCTCCGTAAG GCAGATCCTGTTCCCAATGGCTTGCGAGCCTTGCCCATCTTCTACGCCTGTACTGTGGGGATCAACCTCTTCTCTATCATGTATACCGGTGCGCCTT TGCTGGGCTTTGACAAACTTCCTCTGTGGGGTATCCTCCTAATTTCGGCGGGGAGTGCTGTTGTCTGTGCTCTCGTCGTCTGGTTCATTGTATGTCCaagaatgaagaagaaaattgaac GCGAGATCAAATCCAGTCCTTCTGAAAGCCCCTTGATGGAGAAGAACATCAGCCCGAAGGAGGACCACGAGGAGCCCAAGGTGCCCCTGGGCGATGCCAAGAGCCCCGTTGCTGATCCAGGGTCGGCTGCGCCCCACCGGGCAGCAGCGGAGGAGAGGATGGTCTCCTTCAACCTTGGGGACCTGGAGGAGGCCCCAGAGCAGGAGAGGCTTCCCAGCCTTGACCTGAAGGAAACCAGCATCAACAGTG GAGCTGTGCGGCTGCCCAACGGCAGCCTTGTCCAGTTCAACCAGGCTGTGGGCCACCAGATGAGCTCCAGTGGGCAATACCAGTACCACACAGTGCACAAGGACTCCGGGCTCTACAAGGAGCTCCTGCATAAATTGCACCTGGCCAAGATGGGGGACTGCATGGGGGACTCGGGGGACAAGCCCCTGCGACGCAACAACAGCTACACGTCCTACACCATGGCCATCTGCGGCATGCCCCTGGACTCCCTCCGCGCTAAGGAGGGCGAGGAGATGGAGAAGCTGACATGGCCTGTGGCGGACACCAAGAAGAGGGTCCGCATGGACAGCTACACCAGCTACTGCAATGCGGTGGCAGATGCCCACCCGGCTGCTGATGTGGATCTGAACACAGCCCAGGTGGAGATGGGAGTCAGTGACTGCAAGGGCAGCAGTAGCTCCTTAGAAGAATGGCATGACCAGGACAAACCCGAGGTGTCCCTCCTCTTCCAGTTCCTGCAGATCCTCACAGCCTGCTTTGGCTCCTTTGCTCATGGTGGCAATGATGTTAG caATGCCATAGGGCCTCTGGTCGCTCTCTATCTGGTCTATCAGACGGGACATGTGGCTACCGAGGGGGCAACTCCCATCTGGCTGCTGCTCTATGGAGGTGCAGGGATTTGCATCGGCTTGTGGGTCTGGGGAAGGAGAGTCATCCAGACAATGGGGAAGGACCTGACGCCCATCACGCCATCAAG TGGCTTCAGCATCGAGCTGGCTTCTGCCCTGACGGTGGTGGTTGCCTCCAATGTTGGCCTCCCCATCAGCACAACCCACTGCAAG GTGGGCTCTGTGGTCTCGGTGGGCTGGCTGCGCTCCAGGAAGGCGGTGGACTGGCGCCTCTTCCGCAACATCTTCATGGCCTGGTTTGTCACCGTCCCCATCTCGGGTCTCATCAGCGCTGCCATCATGGCTGTCTTCAAGTACGCCATCCTGAAGGCATGA